The following are encoded together in the Macadamia integrifolia cultivar HAES 741 chromosome 10, SCU_Mint_v3, whole genome shotgun sequence genome:
- the LOC122091016 gene encoding membrane-anchored ubiquitin-fold protein 3-like, protein MEGEEERVELKFRVYDGTDIGHNHYAASTTIATLKERLVAEWPQDKTVTPKSVNDMKLIYAGKVLENSKTLAESKILFGDLPGGVITMHVVVQPPVSKKKTDKSKEKNPKMNTCTCTIL, encoded by the exons atggaaggagaagaggaacgAGTAGAACTCAAGTTCCGGGTATACGATGGCACGGATATTGGTCATAATCACTATGCTGCGTCTACTACTATTGCAACCCTCAAGGAAAGGCTAGTGGCTGAGTGGCCCCAAG ACAAAACAGTAACACCCAAATCGGTAAATGATATGAAACTCATATATGCTGGGAAAGTCTTGGAGAACAGCAAGACACTTGCTGAGTCCAAAATCCTCTTTGGTGATCTTCCTGGTGGAGTTATTACTATGCATGTGGTAGTGCAGCCTCCTGTATCCAAGAAGAAGACAG ATAAGAGCAAGGAGAAGAATCCAAAGATGAATACATGCACATGTACAATCCTTTAA